The DNA window CACGAATTATGGGGAAGTCTGAATTTCAAAGGTTCTGCACTTACAACTCAGGAACGTCAAATAAAATAGAGAAGGAAAATTGCAGAGCAAACCACATATATTCAAGATCCAATATTTCAAAGACTCAACCTTTTAGCATCAAATTCGCAAAACACACAGTAAGGATAATAACAAGAATACAGAAAAAAAGAACTACTCGACTATGCAAAAATGCCTCACAAGATTTTAGCTCGGTAAATCATCAAAAAAACCCTCCTCCCACTTGTCTTGAATCGCCTAAAACACCAACACAAAACTCCGATTTTCACTCAAATTCCGTCAATAAATCCCTCCCAAGATCTCGCCTTTATAAATCACATGAAAAACCCTTCTCCCACTCGTCTTCAGTCGCCTAAAAGACCTACAGAAACCACAATTTCTGCTCAGTTTTTCACGCTCTCTCCTCTCTCTCCTCTTCTCTGCAGGTCACTAAAGAGCAGACCCACTACGACAACTGCACATTTATTACACTATTGAATCCATAACATATCCCTATTGATTACCATCACCCCAAGTTTGCTCTCCCTATTTAAGTATTCGCCTTTCTCCTCTCTTGCTTTGACATTGACCCTAGTGGGAGCTAGCGAAGCTATGGTGGAATTGCTTTTTATGCGGTACGCTAAACCCACCCTCCCCCTTTACGATCCTAGCAAACCAAACAAATCTCATTTGACTTTTACACATCTGTACGTTCatttactttttttttcctttattaATAGTTTTATACACGTCATAATCTTCAAATATAACCAGTCAAGCAACTACTtaaattatggatttttataaCTAAAAATGGATAATAAATCCATATTCAGAGGCGCacagaatttattttaatagAATGCATGGTGAAATCTAATCCAACTATCGATCGCTCGTTGAAAATTTATTCAGTTAACAAGCGTGCTTGCCAATGTAAGAAAGAAACATCGGCTAACTTTGTTTTACCAGTTGCAATGAGACAAATAATCGGTACAGAAACAGTAAATTTGTCAACTAGGATTTGGGAGGATTTCATGAGATTTGGAATTAgatttggaattggatttggaaATTCATGTATTTGAAATTCTATTtgatgtttggtttaaaatttaaaaatgatagTTACAAATACATTTCTTGTTTGGATATATTCATtgaaatcccataaaattttaaacaaatccgaatttttttttaatcatcttgccaaacaataaaaataggatTTTGAAATCAAAATCTCGTGAAATCCTCTCAAATCCTGACTGTCAAACACACTCGAAATAACATCGGCTAACTTTGTTCTAGTATTTGAAATAAAACAGATAATCTATCCGGCCAAATTATTTGTCTCTATATGTTTTTTAATAagtattattttgaaaaaaaaaaataagttgtTAGTTTGGATGCAGACGTAGTTAAGTAGTAAGTACCACCAACTCCTAACAAAAGAATGGAACTCGCCcatcaaaaataatttggaTGATAAGATATAATGGACTTTTACCATTAAGTAAGAGATTCACTCACTTTCTCTTGATCTTTTCATTTCAGCTTTGAGTATTTCATACAAGATTTGTCAAGTGCAGTTGACTTTATCAACGTAATTTGTAGACCACTGTCTTAATCTTTGAGTTTACTCAGAGTACACCAAAAATATCGCATACATGTTCAAAAAAATAGTGGAACTTTAAAAGGAATATTCcgtgaattttaaaatttaacaaGGGAAgacttaaattataaattataatttatactTGTAATTTTTCAACATTTCTAAACAATTTGCAAATGGTCAATTAGCCATTACTTTATATGCAACTAGTCCACCAAACCCTAGTATATTTTAGTGAGCTAACTATAAACCTAGCATGCCATATTTCCCATGGAATCATACGtcttaaaataaatattcaacTCAATAAGTATTTTCATCGAATTTCAACGCAAAAAAAATCCATATAATAtacaaaaaaagaaagaaaacaacATTTAATAATAGGGGTGGTATCAAATCCctcttttttaaaaagaaaaaaaatgtttattcATGCATATACCTTGTCTCTTTTACCCTACATGCACATATTTTACTGTAAACTGTacttataaatttataatttgcaTAATAATCAAATTATGGCAGCGTGAAATAATAAATGTAGCTATCTCCAATCAAACATTTAATTACATTGGCCTCTCTTCCTTCTTTAATGTTTGTTTCCAAAAATTGATTATTTTACTATTAGTAAATACACGCATTAATCAACACGTTCAATTGTGGACTTGCTTTAaataaagacaaaaatttgtgtgagacggtctcacatgtcatatttgtgagacggatctcttatttgggtcacccattaaaaattattactttttattctaagcgtattactttctattgtgaatatgagtagggttgagccgtctcacagattatgatccgtgagacggtctcacatgagacccactcataaATAAAATAACGTTTTATAATTTCATTTAGCTTCCTCATTTAGTGTGTTGTCTCTATTATATATAATTCACGAAATATATAGTACTACAaatcaatttaaatatttaaatataataatttgcTTTTGAAAGAGTTACGTGCATGTACAAATTATCTTGATGAAGATATTAATCTTAGAGGCAAATTCAATAATTGAATTGTTCCTTAAGTTATGTAAAGCAACGTGTTAACGCATCTTGTTATCTTCGGTCAACTTGAACTAATCTTATCCTATCTGCCTTTGACTCCATCAATATAAATTTGTTGTCGAAAATTGATCtttcatttaaaaattttaaaaaattatttgagttTCTATTTTTTCTACGAATCACACACATCGAATTATAAATatcctaaaataattaaatgttgACACGTGTATGGTCAATGGAGCCTTTTCAAACTTCCAGAAACATCCTCACAcctttttttttatgtattaaagaaaaaattgaaaaacttatttttttgGTTATTTATGTTTGTGTATTTACGATTTTGATCTTTTGTATTGTCGAATTTCAGTTTTAGTATGTTATCTTTgttattttgataattttagtaattttttttatatgacaCAAATGTGATAATCACGAAACACTAACGTGTGTAGTGTTACACCGTCGcaataaaaaaactaaaatttggattttCTTTAGTTCACAAAAAGTTGGGGCAAAAATTGACTTCAAAGCCTCTGCAGAAAGGACAAGAAACCAGTGATAAAAGCAATGATCGAAACACTTGAAGAGTCTCATGGTATTTAACATGCAgatagttttttttaataaaatcgcAAAAACTCGGAAGATGCATTACTAAAATTGAAATTCTGACAGCGAAAAacacaaagaaaaaaaaaaacaaatttcccAAAAAATTAGTATAAGCTTAATCAAACCTTTCACTGCTTCCTATTCAATTTTTCATCCAAATTAAACTATCATATTTCTTTTCAATTTCACAGCCAGGTAAAAATAATCACCAcctcaaatatcaaggcttcaTATTGATCGTTAATTTTTGTATATGTAAAGTGCGTGCTTTCAACCACTTGTGTGCGCCTGTTCATATAAATGTATTTTATGTGTGAAAAATAATTGTATTGGATTAATTTTccttattaaattttatatttgattgtttacttttaatattttaatttctcataattatattgtgattaattaatttttgtatGACGATAAAATCCACAACCACTATCTTTCGATGTGCATTGGATAAACCTTCGAACTTATGCAATAGCCTATAAACTACGTCAACCAGATAAAACTATATTGGACAAATCATGTGTGTGCGACAAACTCGTCCGAGATTATATTAATATAGAGAATCGAACTCCTAACACTAACTAAATACTCACTTATTCCTCCAGCTTAAACACCTCTTACTaacatgaaataatttttttgctaCCATGTATTTAAAGACCCAAATTAATTTCAAGTTCAATTGAAAGCTGAACTCCTACTTTGATACCGAATCGAATACATATCAAATCCATAACGAATAGCCCACTAAGGCTTGACCACCTTGAATTGGGCAGCCCATTGTATCTTTAAAAAGCCCAAGAAGATATTTGGAACCAAATATATATCACGTACTTATCCGGCCCATACAAATCAACTCGTctcattttctctcattttttctGTTGTTATTTTTAAGCACTTCTTATAGATAAAATTATATCATTTTTTCTTAACCAGCCCATAAAATAATTGGAAGATTTATTAAACTGTGAAACATTACTCTGACTTATCAAGTTTAAGTTCAATTCATCAAGTTTTCGAAGTTTGGATTTGATATATTAGAAATAAAAAGTATAATATAgttttaaaaattctaaaacatttGTGGGTCACCCGCCTCGCCTTGACCCGCGGCCCAAATGGGCTAACCCACCTCCAAACAGGCCGCCAAAATAACAACTCAAGCCGTCCTTTCTACTGATGGAGGGTCGATTCGACATGCCTAATTTGAATGGAtagctcaaaaaaaaaaaaaaaacacacacacacacacacaaaaattaACAAGCACAAGCGGAATGAAATAAATATGGAGGAATTAATTACCCTACTCAGCTAACATAAAAGTTAGCTGAAACAACTTTGGAAAAGTTGTTGGAGTGTAATAATTATCTATATTGAGAAAGCAATTGAACTATATGGTGTTTGAACTGttatacaatttaaaatatttgaattgcaCAATTACCACCaattatagtttttggtaagcGACGATCACTCGGTCTTATGATTTGTATTAGAGTCAATGTCACGAGTTCGATTCACATTGATTGCAAGAAGTGCAATTATTCAGAGTAAAATTGTCGAGGTGTGATGATTATCTTTGCTGagagagcgatcgaaccatgacACTTATGCTGTTATACGGTCTAAAATATTTGAGCTGCACTATTACTATCAGTTATATATTTTGGTAAAACGATAAACGCTCGGTACTCCGAAGGTAATGGAACAGATAACACCAAGCCTATAGCTAATGACATTGAAATTAATTTCCCCAATTCATGTAAAATATGATTTGCCAATAGTTGGTAATTACATACTACATTTCTTCGAAAACTGACATATGATGCATCTTTTATATGTTTCATAAATTAGAATACTTAACTCCATATCACAACTTTTTAAAGTAGTTTGTATCATTAATCCTTATCAGACATACCACTGAACCTCtctctactgatcaacaagcaTATATGGTACTAGGGAATTATTTTCTGATTGCACGAAGGTCTTGTGGTTGTAAATCGGATAGAAACACTTGTATTGTACGTTACGTAGTTGGGGTTAGCTGCTAATATATGTGTATGAATGTCTTATGGTTATATAGTTTGACTTGAATTACCGAATTACTTTTCAGTTTACTGAGTAATATATATGTAATAATCTTGCCACAACATAGGGATCTACAAACATTATTCGAAGAAATCAAAACCCACAAGCCTAAAGCACAAACCTGGGGTACTAAATAAGCAAGCCATATCTTTAGAAACTAACTATACTTTTTTACTATCTCCAAGAGACACTGACAAAGTTCTTGAGGAGTGGAGATCATTGGCATGTGATCTGCATTTTCAAGTTCTTTTACTTCATCAACTTCACAGTTTTCAATTTGCCAGCGCTGGAAACTTACTGGAATGGCCATGTCCTGAGTGCACACAACATAAACCCTCCTCACAGATCCAAACCCTTCATCTGAGAATGGGCTCTTGTTCGACAAATCTTCAATAAATAGAGAGCTTGGCCTCATCAACGCATTTGCTAATGCCACATCCTGCCAAACATGGTGTCAACTGATCTGACTGATGATTGTGGTATCTAAATTTGTTTCTTGTCGATGGTCATCTAATGAATGAATGAACATGCATGTAAGAAATATAATTAGATTAGGGAAATTAAAGGAGATAACCTGTGGGGAACATAATTGATAGAGTTTGTCGCTGACATATTTGGGGCCAAAAGACATTGATGTTAGAGGGTCTTCGAGAGTACCAATAGGTAAGAGTTTTGCGTCTAACCATTCTTCCGGCGGAGTCCGCTCCACATACTTCAAATTATATaacaaattttcataaaaaagtTGTCAATACCAATTAGACATGATTAAACATAAGAAAAACGaacttattattatgttttagGAGCTAATccataaatttcaaataactCGTAATTATGGTAATGCAATTTGATGATATTGAGCTAAAcaacaacattttttttaaaaaaagttgcataaaattttatgaaataaagtATACATTGAATTTTAATCACTACTAAATTTACAAATAACATTTATatctttattaattttttaaaatcacatgTGAAATAATTGTAtcgataaaaaatatattaaattccaTTTGAAAATTTCAATTTGTATCTATAAATTTTCCTTGAATTAGAATTGAAATTTCCTGTATCTTTTGAAATTTTCTGACAAAGTGTTGTAGAATATTGAAAGTCTCAACTATCATTGTTGATTTTAGTAAAATTTCCTCtccattaaaaaattaaaaccgAAAAACAGTTGTTGTTTCTTgtcttcttgtttttttttctcgttttttaattttttttttaaaaaaacaattttataCGTTCAGCTCTCAACACAAATTATTATTTAGACCAACTTGGGATAGTATAGGATCCTAGTCCGctgttttttaaatatatactaAAGAACGATACATGCGTTATGTGCttgtacaatatttttttataattaattcgatttatattcaaataagGGTAATATcataatgataaaaaataaaTGAGGTCA is part of the Primulina eburnea isolate SZY01 chromosome 1, ASM2296580v1, whole genome shotgun sequence genome and encodes:
- the LOC140810043 gene encoding salicylic acid-binding protein 2-like is translated as MDVSKQKSAHIVLVHGACQGSWCWYKLKPRLEAAGHYVTALDMSASGINPRRLDDVRTFAEYTRPLLEFMDSIPQNEKVVLVGHSLGGLNISLAMEKHPEKISVAVFVCALLPDTKHGPSYVLDQYVERTPPEEWLDAKLLPIGTLEDPLTSMSFGPKYVSDKLYQLCSPQDVALANALMRPSSLFIEDLSNKSPFSDEGFGSVRRVYVVCTQDMAIPVSFQRWQIENCEVDEVKELENADHMPMISTPQELCQCLLEIVKKYS